The segment GCTGCTCCAGCCCGGAGAGCGAGAACCTTCGCGCTCCGGATGCGTCAAACGGGCGCCCGTTGAAGCGGGTTTACCGTCGAGTCACCAAGCAGATCCCCGCAGTCCCATGACGACCCCCCAAGTTCGCGAATATTTCATCCAAGGTGTGACCAAGGAAGGCAAGACCTTCCGCCCGAGCGACTGGGCTGAGCGACTGTGCGGGGTGATGGCGCAATTTCGCCCCGAGGGCGACACCGGCGACCCTCGCCTGACCTACTCACCGTATGTGCGACCGATGATCGTGGCCGGGGTCAAGAACGTGGTGGTGGACACCCGGCTGCGGGATATCGAGCCCAAGGCGCTCGACTTCGTCCTGAACTTCGCGCGCGACAACAACCTCCAGGTCGTCGAAGCCTGCTCGGTCGGCGACTAAGCGACGGGGTCACGGGTCGCGACAAGCGCGGCCCGGACAGTGCCATCAGGCAAACCTAATAGGAAGCAAGAGGAAGGAAGGCGGATCCGAAGCCGGGATCAGAAGCCGAAAACAAAAAAAGCTCGTCGCAATGACGAGCTTTTTTTGTACCACAGGGTCACCGGAGTGACCCAGGCAGCTATCAGGCAGCCATGGCCTTGATGGCGGCCGACAGGCGCGACTTGTGACGTGCAGCCTTGTTCTTGTGCACGATCTTCTTGTCGGCGATGCTGTCGATCACGACTTGCGACTGCTTGTAGATCTCAGCAGCAGCGGCCTTGTCACCAGCGTCGATAGCCTTGCGAACAGCCTTGACGGCGGTACGCAGGCGCGAGCGCAGGCTGGAGTTGTGGGCGTTCGCGGCGACGGCTTGGCGCGCGCGCTTGCGAGCTTGTGCGGAATTTGCCATGTATCTCTTCCTGAATTCAGAATGCGCGCCCGGGGCGACGCAACAAAATGGGACGCAACAATTAAGTCACATCTGCGACCCGGGATGTTCGGACAAACGAATCCGGAACGCGACTGTCCTTGCGAATCGGCGATTATACACACATCGCAACGGGACAGGCAAGAACAACCAGTACCTGTCGCGCCACGCCCGCCCCTACCCTGCCGTACGGGGCCAAGTCACGGTCGATCCGCAAGGCTGCATCCGTATAATACCCGCCACATGAGCAGTCGCAGCCGCGCAGGAAGCGTGGTGTCGCGGCAACTTTACGGCCGGCCGAGCGTCTCAAACCCGTTTGCCGCCCCGGCGCAGACCGCACGCCGGCCTCACGCTTCCCCGAATTCTCATCTTGAACCTGCTCAAAGCGCTTGCCACCATCAGCAGCCTGACGATGCTCTCCCGCATCACCGGTCTGGTGCGCGAAATCCTGATCGCCCGTGCCTTTGGCGCCTCGGACATGACCGACGCCTTCAATGTGGCGTTCCGCATTCCCAACCTGCTGCGCCGCATTTTTGCCGAAGGCGCGTTCTCGCAGGCCTTCGTGCCGATCCTGAACGAGTACCACGGCAAGCGCGGCCATGACGAGACCATGAGCCTGGTCGATGCCGTGGCCACGGTGATGACCTGGGTGCTGGCCGCAGTATCGCTGCTCGGGGTGATCGGCGCGCCGATCGTCATGACCGTGGTCGCCACCGGCTTCCGTGGTGACTCCGAAACCTACAACGCCGCCGTCTTCATGACGCGCGTGATGTTCCCGTACATTGGCCTGATCTCGATGGTGGCCCTGGCCTCGGGCATCCTGAACACCTGGCGCAACTTCGCCGTGCCGGCGTTCACGCCCGTCCTGCTGAACCTCTGCCTGATCGTGGCCGCCCTGTTCGTGGGCCCGCACATGAGCCAGCCGATCTACGCGCAGGCATGGGGCGTTCTGGTCGGCGGCGTGCTGCAACTGGTGATTCAGGTACCCGCGATGCGCAAGCTCGGCGTGATGCCGCGTGTGTCGCTCAACCTGCGCGCCGCCTGGGCAAACCCTGGCGTGCGCCGCGTGATCACGCAAATGCTGCCGGCGCTGCTGGCCGTATCGGTGGCGCAGATCAGCCTGATCATCAATACCAATATCGCGTCGCGACTCGGAGCCGGCGCGGTGTCGTACATCACCTATGCCGATCGGCTGATGGAATTCCCCACCGCGCTGCTGGGCGTCGCGCTCGGCACGATCCTGCTGCCGAGCCTGTCTCGGGCGAGCGCCGAGGACAATCGCGAGGAATACTCTGGCCTGCTCGACTGGGGCCTGCGCCTGACGTTCCTGCTGGCGCTGCCGTGCGCGGCCGGACTGATGCTGTTCGGCACGCCGATCACGTCCGTGCTGTTCCACTATGGCCGGTTCGACGCCCATGCGGTCGAGATGACGCAGCAGGCATTGACCACCTACGGCGTCGGGCTGCTTGCGCTGATTCTGATCAAGATCCTGACACCGGGCTTCTACGCCCGCCAGGACATCCGGACGCCGGTCAAGATCGCCATTCTCGTGCTGATCATCACGCAGGCATCCAACTATGTGTTCGTGCCGATGCTCCAGCACGCGGGCCTGCCGCTGTCGATCAGCTTTGGCGCCACGGTGAACGCCCTGCTGCTGTTCTATGGCCTGCGCCGCCGCGGCTACTACCACCCGGCGCCGGGCTGGGGCCTGTTCCTGCTGCGACTGGTGGCCGCGATGCTGATCCTGTCGGGCATGCTGCTCTGGTTCGCACGCAACTTCGACTGGATCGCGCTGGGCGCCACCCCGGGGTTGCGCATCGCGCTGATGGGCGCCTGCCTGGTACTTGCGGCGACGGTCTACTTCGGTACACTGTGGCTCATGGGCCTGCGCTACTCCTCCTTCCGGCGCCGCGCGGGCTAGTCAGGAACCCGCCATGACCTCCACGAAAGTCCTGGACTACTTCGCCAGCCTCGTGGCCGACGACGACGCGATCCCGCTCACCGAGACCGCGCTGGCGATCGCCCAGGACGCCTATCCTGACCTGGACCTGCAAGCCGAACTGGCAGCCCTGGATGTTCTGGCCCTGCGCCTGAAGCGCCGGATCGCGGAGGGAACAGCGGCCATCCAGCGCCTGCGCCTGCTCAATCATTTCTTCTATCGCGATCTCGGCTTCGGCCCCAACGCGAACGACTACTACGATCCGGACAACTCATATCTGAACATGGTGCTCAAGCAGCGCCGGGGTATTCCGATCTCGCTGGCCATCCTCTACATGGAACTCGGCCAACAGATCGGCCTGCCGCTCAAGGGTGTTGCCTTCCCCAGCCACTTTCTGGTTCGCATGACGATTCCGGCGGGCGAGGTTGTGCTCGACCCGCTGACTGGCGAGACGCTTTCGAAGGAACAGTTGCAGGAAATGCTCGACCCCTACCTCGAGCGCGAGGGGATCACTAATTCGAGCGAAGTGCCGCTCGGCCTGTTTCTGCAAACGGCCAGCCATCGCGAGATCATCGCGCGGATGCTACGCAACTTGAAGGCGATCTATTTGCAGGAGTCACGCTGGCAGCGGCTGCTGGCGGTGCAGAACCGCCTGGTGATCCTGCTGCCGGACTCGATCGAGGAAGTACGCGACCGGGGGCTGGCGTATGCCAACCTGGAATGCTTCCGCCCGGCACTGGAGGATCTGGAAGCCTATGTCCAGGCCCGCCCGGATGCGGCCGACTCCACGCAGATTCGCGATCGGATGCCAGCCTTGCGGATGATGAGCCGCAGCCTCAACTAACGGCTGCTGGCCCATCCGGCCCTGCTGCGCTCAGGAAGCGCGCGTATCGCGCGCCTTGCCGCGCACCAACTTCCACAACCCGCCGAGCACCAGTGGCACCACGGCCGCGCCGATACCAGCCAGCACGATCAGGTTCAGGTATTGCTTGATGAACGGCAGGTTGCCGAAGAAGTAGCCGGCGAATACCAGGCCGAACACCCAGATCACCGCGCCGATCACATTGAACAGCTGGAATCGCGCGAACGTCATCTGCGACACGCCGGCCACGAACGGCGCGAACGTGCGCACGATCGGGATGAAACGTGCCATCACCAGCGTCTTGCCGCCATGCTTCTCGTAGAACATGTGCGTCTTGAGCAGCGCCTTCTGGTCCAGGAATCGCCACTGGTGATCGAATACCTTCGGCCCGATCCAGCTACCGACCATGTAGTTGACCGTATTGCCGGTCACCGCCGCCAACAGCAGCAGCCCCGCCAGCACCCATTCGTTCATCGCGCCCGTCGCGCACATCGCGCCGGCAATGAACAGCAGCGAGTCACCCGGCAGGAAGGGCAGCACCACCAGCCCCGTCTCGGCAAAGACGATCGCAAACAGGATGCCGTAGACCCAGACGCCATAGTCCTGGACGAACTGTCCGAGGAATTTGTCGACATGGAGAACCATGTCGAGCAGTTGCAATGCGGTATCCAAATTTGTCCCCATTCAATGAAGGTCCACATCATACAAGAGCGCCCGGTTTGATCCGTCACCTGGCGCCCGGAAAAGTGCCCGGACTGTGCCGAATTCGTGTCCTCGCGCACGTATAATCGCCCACATGCCTGCCGAAGCCGACCGTACCCATCCTCGCACCGCCCAACCCAACCGCCCCATTCGCCCGCTGCCGGACCAGCTGATCAGCCAGATCGCCGCCGGTGAAGTGGTGGAACGGCCCGCGTCGGTCGTCAAGGAACTGCTCGAGAACGCACTCGACGCCGGCGCCACGCAACTGGGTATCCGGCTCGAGGAAGGCGGCGTGAGACGCATCGTCATCACCGACAACGGCTGCGGCATCCCCGCCGACGAACTACCCGTCGCGCTGATGCGCCACGCCACCAGCAAGATCGCCTCGCTGGACGAACTCGAATCGGTCCTGACACTGGGCTTCCGCGGCGAGGCGCTGGCCTCGATTGCCTCGGTCTCCCATCTCGTGCTGACCAGCCGCACGGCCACCGCCACGCACGCCACCCAGATCAGCGCGGACACCGGCCATCTGCAACCCGCTTCAGGCGGAGTTGGCACGATGATCGACGTGCAGCACCTGTACTTCAACACGCCAGCCCGTAGAAAGTTCCTGAAATCGGAACAAACCGAGCTGGGGCATTGCCTGGAGATGATCCGCCGCGCCGCGCTGGCACGGCCCGACGTCACGATTTCGGTGCATCACAACGGCAAGCCGCTGGAGCACTGGAATGCCGGCGACGTGGCCACGCGCACGGCGCAGGTGCTCGGCAGCGACTTCGCACGCGCCCGCCTGCCGCTCGACGAACAGGCCGACGCGCTGCACCTCTATGGCTTTGCCGGGCTACCCACTGCATCGCGAGGCCGGCCTGACCAGCAGTATTTCTTCGTCAATGGCCGTTTCGTGCGCGACAAGCTGCTCAACCATGCCGTGCGCAGCGCCTATCAGGACGTGCTGCATGGGGACCGATTCCCATCGTATGTGATCTGCCTGGACCTGCCGCCCGAACTGGTCGACGTGAACGTTCACCCGTCCAAGATCGAGGTTCGCTTCCGCGAATCGCGTGCGGTGCACCAGTTCGTCTATCACGCAGTGCAGCGATGCCTTGCACGCCAGGCCGGCGAGCAAGGCGACAGCCTGCATTCGGAGATCGCCGATGAGGCAGGACGGCCTTCGATGCCTGCGGCCCGCCCAGTCGGCGCGCCGGGTGCGCCGGGAGCCGCGCCGCAGTGGGTCAATTATTCGGCAGGCCGCCAGACCGAGCTTGGTATCGCACAGCCGCGCCAAGCCTATCTGGGCATGGTCCGCGACGCCGCCGGGCAAGGTAGCGCGCGGCCCTGGCAACCGTCGCCGCAGCCGCCCGCATGGCTGGCCGACGCACAGGCGGCACGCGCAGACGAACCGCCGGGCCTGCTCGACCGATTACCGCAGCAACCGCTGCAGCCTTCCACCCTGCCCGCGGCAGGCGAAGGCGACGATGATCATCCGCTCGGTTACGCAGTGGCGCAGTTGCACGGCATCTATGTGCTAGCGCAGAACGCCCGGGGGCTGGTGCTGGTCGATATGCACGCGGCGCACGAGCGCATCCTGTACGAACAGATCAAGACCGCCCTTGAGGCGCGCGAACTGGCGGTGCAGCCGCTACTGATTCCGGTCACGCTGCCGGCCAGTCCGGTGGAAATCGGCGCGGCCGAAGAACACCAGGAAACGCTGCAACTGCTCGGCTTCGACATCAAGCCCGTATCCCCCACGACGCTCGCCGTGCGCGCGATTCCCGCGCTGCTCAAGCAGGCCGATACCGAAGCCTTGGCACGCGACGTGCTGCGCGACCTGCAGGCCTACGGAGGCTCGCGCGTGCTGGCCGAGCGCCAGAATGAATTGCTGGCCACGTTGGCTTGCCACAGCGCCGTGCGCGCCAATCGCAAGCTGACCGTAGAAGAGATGAACGCCTTGCTGCGCCAGATGGAGCAGACCGAGCGCGCCGACCAGTGCAACCACGGCCGCCCGACATGGGTGCAGTTGACGGTTGCGGAACTCGACCGCCTGTTCCTGCGCGGCCAGTAATCTCCCCAGCTTCAAGATGTCCGTACAGTCCCACCCGCCCGTCGTCTGCCTGCTCGGCCCCACCGCATCGGGCAAGACGGCGGCCGCGCTCGAACTGGCCGCACGCACGCCGGTCGAGATCATCAGCCTCGATTCAGCGCTGGTCTATCGCGAGATGGACATCGGCACGGCCAAGCCCACGCACGAGGAACTGGCCAGCGTGCCGCATCACCTGATCGACATCATCGATCCGCTCGAAAGCTATTCGGCGGCGCAGTTCATGACCGACGCCGAGCGGCTGATCGGCGAGATCCGCGCACGCGGCCGCACGCCGCTGATCGTCGGCGGCACGATGCTCTATTACAAGGCGCTAACGCAAGGGCTCAACGACCTGCCTCAGGCCGATGCCACGGTGCGCGCGGAACTCGACGCGCTGGCGGCGGAGCGAGGCTGGCCGGCGCTTCATGCGATGCTGGCCGAGGTCGACCCCATCACGGCGGCGCGGCTCGCGCCCAACGATGCCCAGCGCATCCAGCGCGCGCTGGAGATTCATCGCCTCAGCGGTCAGCCGATGTCCGCGCTGCTGGCACGGCAGGCCGACGCCCGCACGTTCACCGGCGCGGCCGACGCACGCTACCGCGTGATCGCCCTGGAGCCGTCGGACCGCGCCGTGCTGCACGCGCGCATTGCCGACCGCTACGACGCGATGCTCAAGGGCGGGTTGATCGAGGAAGTGGAGCGGCTGCGCGCGCGCGGCGACCTGCACCTGGGTCTGCCGTCAATCCGCTGCGTGGGCTATCGCCAGGTGTGGGAATACCTCGATGGCGACTGCGACTTCGCCACGATGCGTGAGCGCGGCATCGCCGCCACGCGCCAGCTGTGCAAGCGACAGCTGACCTGGTTGCGCAGCACCCCGGAGCGCATTGGCATCGACTGCCTGGCGCCGGACTACGTTGCAAGGGTTGCCGACGCGGCGGGGTGGTGACGGCGTGCGGAGTGGACGATAATCGTCGCTCAAACCTTTTTGGCCTGCTTGCCGCCCGCCCCAGATGACCACGTTCACCATCCGCCCCGCCGCCCCCGCCGATAGCGAGACCCTGTACAACCTGATTTCGGCGCTGGCCGAATACGAGAAGCTCACGCATCTGGTGGAAGCCACGCCGCAGAAGCTCTGCGATGCGCTGTTCGGCGCGCATCCGGGCGCCGAGGTTGTGATTCTCGAAGTGGATACGGAAAGCGGCAAGCTGCCGGTCGGCTTCGCGCTTTTCTTCCACAACTTCTCGACATTCCTGGCCAAGCCGGGGCTCTACCTGGAAGACCTGTTCGTCGACCCGGCATGGCGCGGGCACGGGCTGGGCAAGGCCCTGCTCAAGCACTTGGCGGCGCTGGCCGTGGAGCGCGGCTGCGGCCGCTTCGAATGGTCGGTGCTCGACTGGAACCAGCCGTCGATCGATTTCTACCGCGCGATGGGTGCCGACGTGATGCCGGACTGGCGCATCTGCCGCGTGACGGGCGATGCGCTGACGAAGCTGGGTGCGTGATCCCTGACGCCCAGAAAACAAAAAACCCGGCCTCTCGGCCGGGCTTTTTGTTGGTACGTCAGCAAGGCTGATCAGACCACCACGGTCTGCGCCTGGCCTTCGGCACGCTCGCGGATCTCACCGATCTGCCACACGGCCTCACCGGCCGCCTGCAGGTGGCGGATGGCGCGTTCAGCGTCTTCCTTCGCCACAATCACGACCATGCCGATACCGCAGTTGAACACGCGGTGCATTTCGGCGTCGGCCACGCGGCCTTCTGCCTGCAGCCACTGGAACAGCGGCGGCAGCGTCCAGGCGTCGCGCTGGATCACGGCGGTGACGTTGTCGGCCAGCACGCGCGGCACGTTCTCGGTCAGGCCGCCACCAGTGATGTGGGCCATGCCCTTGACCGGCAGCGTTTCGATCAGCGACAGCAGCGGCTTCACGTAGATGCGCGTCGGCGCCATGATGGCGTCCTGCAGGCGCTGGCCGTGGAAGTCCGCGTCCAGGTTCGGGCGGGCCACGTCAATGATCTTGCGCACCAGCGAGTAGCCGTTCGAATGCGCGCCCGACGAAGCCAGGCCCAGCACCACGTCACCCGGGGTGATCGTGCTGCCGTCGATGATCTTCTTCTTTTCCACGGCGCCGACCGCGAAACCGGCCAGGTCGTATTCGCCGTCCGGGTACATGCTCGGCATTTCAGCGGTTTCGCCGCCGATCAGCGCGCAGCCAGCCAGTTCGCAGCCGTGGGCGATGCCCTTGATCACGGTGGCCGCGGTTTCCACATCCAGCTTGCCGCAGGCAAAGTAGTCGAGGAAGAACAGCGGCTCGGCACCCTGCACGAGGATGTCGTTGACGCTCATTGCCACCAGATCCTGGCCCACCGTGTCATGGCGGTTGAGCTGGAACGCCAGCTTGAGCTTGGTGCCCACGCCGTCGGTGCCAGAAACCAGGACCGGTTCTTGGTACTTCTTCGACAGCTCGAACAGCGCGCCGAAACCGCCGATGCCGGCCATCACGCCTTCGCGCATGGTGCGCTTGGCAAACGGCTTGATTCGATCAACCAGCGCGTCGCCGGCTTCGATGTCAACACCGGCATCGCGGTAGGAAAGGCCTGCCTGGCCGGCGGTCGGGGATGCGCTCATGAGAACCTGCTTGTCTTTGAGGAGGTGAAGTGTGGATTCCGGCGCTCGGCTGACGCGCTTTTCGCCAAATCTGGCGTAGAAGGCGGGCTCGAGTCCAGTAAAATCGCAATTTTAACGGATACAGGCTCCCGGCGACCAGCTATCGCGGTCACTCTCCGTCAGCCGCAGAATCGGGCAAGTAACGCATTCGTCATGTCACCGCGTCAAAAGCAGCTCTCGCTCGAACTGGGCAGCCCGCCGCCGTCCACATTCGAGAATTTCTTCGTGGCCGCCAATCGCGAGTCCGTGCAGCGCCTGCGCGAACTGCCTGGCCTTGTCGCGCGCGAGCAGGCCACGGACCGCCTGATCTACCTGTGGGGCGAGATCGGCTCCGGCCGCACGCACCTGCTGCATGCCGTATGCGACGCCGCGCTGCACACCGGCCTGAATTGCCGGTACCTGAGCCCGCACCACGCCCTGTCCGACTTCATGTTCGATCCGTCGTGCCAGATTTATACGGTCGACGACGTCGAATTGCTCGACGAAGCCCGCCAGATCGCGGTGTTCTCACTGTACAACGAGGTCCGCGCCCATGTGCGGTGCGCGCTCGTGGTGGCCGGGGGCCTGGCGCCGCGGGCCATGCCGGTACGTGAAGATTTGCGCACCCGGCTCGGCTGGGGCCTGGTATACCAGGTGGAATCGCTCTCGGACGAGGACAAGATGGCCGCGCTCCTGCAAGCCGCACGCGAGCGTGGCCTGCAGTTGTCGCCCGAAATCCCGCACTGGCTCGTCACACGCCATTACCGTGACATGCCCAGCCTGATGGCGCTGCTGGACGCACTCGACACCTACTCACTCGAACGCAAACGCGCGGTGACGCTGCCGCTGCTGCGGGAAATGTTCGCCGAATTCCGGGAGTAACCGACGCCCCGCCGGCCTGACTGGCACGAAATCCGCCCGGTCCGGGCTCAGGACACCGCCGGGCTGGCAAGGCCGGCTCCCGGCCCCGACTGCCTGTTGCACTCTCATGTAAAATCGCCGCCCATGAATCTGGCACTGTTTGACCTCGACCACACCCTGATCCCCACCGATAGCGACCATGAGTGGGGCCGCTTCCTAGTTCGCATGGGCGTCGTCGACGAGGAATCGTATCGTCGCAAGAACGATGAGTTCTATAGCCAATACAAGGCTGGCACGCTCGACATCGGGGCATTCCTGCGCTTCGCGCTGGCCCCGCTGGCCGCCAATCCGCGCGACCGCCTGGATCAATGGCGTGTGCGCTTCATGCACGAGGTAATCGAACCCGTCATCACGCCGCAGGCCCGCGCGCTGGTCTACAAGCACCTGGAAGCCGGCGACCTGTGCGCGGTGGTGACTGCCACCAACAGCTTCGTGACGGCCCCGATCGCCCAGGCATTCGGGATCAAGCACCTGATCGCCACCGAGCCTGAGACCATCGACGGCAAGCCGGAAAGCGCCTTCACCGGTGAAGTATTCGGCGTGCCGAGCTTCCGGGAAGGCAAGATCACCCGCGTGGAAAGCTGGCTGAAGGGCCTGGGCGCCCGCTGGGACGACTTCGGCTCGACGACGTTCTACAGCGACTCGGCCAACGACCTGCCCCTGCTCGAGAAAGTCAGCGAGCCGGTGGCCGCCAACCCGGACGATCGCCTGCGCACCCATGCAGCCTCGGCCGGCTGGCGCATCATGGATCTGTTCTGAAGTGATCAAAAAGCTCATCAACCGGCTGCTTGGCAAGCCGGGGCCCAAGCAGCGCCGCACTGGACGCGCCCATGCGGCGCGCGTCGTCGGCGTTGACGAACACCGAATCGACCCGGCGCTGATC is part of the Cupriavidus metallidurans CH34 genome and harbors:
- a CDS encoding DUF3579 domain-containing protein, giving the protein MTTPQVREYFIQGVTKEGKTFRPSDWAERLCGVMAQFRPEGDTGDPRLTYSPYVRPMIVAGVKNVVVDTRLRDIEPKALDFVLNFARDNNLQVVEACSVGD
- the rpsT gene encoding 30S ribosomal protein S20 → MANSAQARKRARQAVAANAHNSSLRSRLRTAVKAVRKAIDAGDKAAAAEIYKQSQVVIDSIADKKIVHKNKAARHKSRLSAAIKAMAA
- the murJ gene encoding murein biosynthesis integral membrane protein MurJ, with the protein product MNLLKALATISSLTMLSRITGLVREILIARAFGASDMTDAFNVAFRIPNLLRRIFAEGAFSQAFVPILNEYHGKRGHDETMSLVDAVATVMTWVLAAVSLLGVIGAPIVMTVVATGFRGDSETYNAAVFMTRVMFPYIGLISMVALASGILNTWRNFAVPAFTPVLLNLCLIVAALFVGPHMSQPIYAQAWGVLVGGVLQLVIQVPAMRKLGVMPRVSLNLRAAWANPGVRRVITQMLPALLAVSVAQISLIINTNIASRLGAGAVSYITYADRLMEFPTALLGVALGTILLPSLSRASAEDNREEYSGLLDWGLRLTFLLALPCAAGLMLFGTPITSVLFHYGRFDAHAVEMTQQALTTYGVGLLALILIKILTPGFYARQDIRTPVKIAILVLIITQASNYVFVPMLQHAGLPLSISFGATVNALLLFYGLRRRGYYHPAPGWGLFLLRLVAAMLILSGMLLWFARNFDWIALGATPGLRIALMGACLVLAATVYFGTLWLMGLRYSSFRRRAG
- a CDS encoding SirB1 family protein, translating into MTSTKVLDYFASLVADDDAIPLTETALAIAQDAYPDLDLQAELAALDVLALRLKRRIAEGTAAIQRLRLLNHFFYRDLGFGPNANDYYDPDNSYLNMVLKQRRGIPISLAILYMELGQQIGLPLKGVAFPSHFLVRMTIPAGEVVLDPLTGETLSKEQLQEMLDPYLEREGITNSSEVPLGLFLQTASHREIIARMLRNLKAIYLQESRWQRLLAVQNRLVILLPDSIEEVRDRGLAYANLECFRPALEDLEAYVQARPDAADSTQIRDRMPALRMMSRSLN
- a CDS encoding VTT domain-containing protein; translation: MQLLDMVLHVDKFLGQFVQDYGVWVYGILFAIVFAETGLVVLPFLPGDSLLFIAGAMCATGAMNEWVLAGLLLLAAVTGNTVNYMVGSWIGPKVFDHQWRFLDQKALLKTHMFYEKHGGKTLVMARFIPIVRTFAPFVAGVSQMTFARFQLFNVIGAVIWVFGLVFAGYFFGNLPFIKQYLNLIVLAGIGAAVVPLVLGGLWKLVRGKARDTRAS
- the mutL gene encoding DNA mismatch repair endonuclease MutL gives rise to the protein MPAEADRTHPRTAQPNRPIRPLPDQLISQIAAGEVVERPASVVKELLENALDAGATQLGIRLEEGGVRRIVITDNGCGIPADELPVALMRHATSKIASLDELESVLTLGFRGEALASIASVSHLVLTSRTATATHATQISADTGHLQPASGGVGTMIDVQHLYFNTPARRKFLKSEQTELGHCLEMIRRAALARPDVTISVHHNGKPLEHWNAGDVATRTAQVLGSDFARARLPLDEQADALHLYGFAGLPTASRGRPDQQYFFVNGRFVRDKLLNHAVRSAYQDVLHGDRFPSYVICLDLPPELVDVNVHPSKIEVRFRESRAVHQFVYHAVQRCLARQAGEQGDSLHSEIADEAGRPSMPAARPVGAPGAPGAAPQWVNYSAGRQTELGIAQPRQAYLGMVRDAAGQGSARPWQPSPQPPAWLADAQAARADEPPGLLDRLPQQPLQPSTLPAAGEGDDDHPLGYAVAQLHGIYVLAQNARGLVLVDMHAAHERILYEQIKTALEARELAVQPLLIPVTLPASPVEIGAAEEHQETLQLLGFDIKPVSPTTLAVRAIPALLKQADTEALARDVLRDLQAYGGSRVLAERQNELLATLACHSAVRANRKLTVEEMNALLRQMEQTERADQCNHGRPTWVQLTVAELDRLFLRGQ
- the miaA gene encoding tRNA (adenosine(37)-N6)-dimethylallyltransferase MiaA; translation: MSVQSHPPVVCLLGPTASGKTAAALELAARTPVEIISLDSALVYREMDIGTAKPTHEELASVPHHLIDIIDPLESYSAAQFMTDAERLIGEIRARGRTPLIVGGTMLYYKALTQGLNDLPQADATVRAELDALAAERGWPALHAMLAEVDPITAARLAPNDAQRIQRALEIHRLSGQPMSALLARQADARTFTGAADARYRVIALEPSDRAVLHARIADRYDAMLKGGLIEEVERLRARGDLHLGLPSIRCVGYRQVWEYLDGDCDFATMRERGIAATRQLCKRQLTWLRSTPERIGIDCLAPDYVARVADAAGW
- a CDS encoding GNAT family N-acetyltransferase, whose product is MTTFTIRPAAPADSETLYNLISALAEYEKLTHLVEATPQKLCDALFGAHPGAEVVILEVDTESGKLPVGFALFFHNFSTFLAKPGLYLEDLFVDPAWRGHGLGKALLKHLAALAVERGCGRFEWSVLDWNQPSIDFYRAMGADVMPDWRICRVTGDALTKLGA
- the purM gene encoding phosphoribosylformylglycinamidine cyclo-ligase gives rise to the protein MSASPTAGQAGLSYRDAGVDIEAGDALVDRIKPFAKRTMREGVMAGIGGFGALFELSKKYQEPVLVSGTDGVGTKLKLAFQLNRHDTVGQDLVAMSVNDILVQGAEPLFFLDYFACGKLDVETAATVIKGIAHGCELAGCALIGGETAEMPSMYPDGEYDLAGFAVGAVEKKKIIDGSTITPGDVVLGLASSGAHSNGYSLVRKIIDVARPNLDADFHGQRLQDAIMAPTRIYVKPLLSLIETLPVKGMAHITGGGLTENVPRVLADNVTAVIQRDAWTLPPLFQWLQAEGRVADAEMHRVFNCGIGMVVIVAKEDAERAIRHLQAAGEAVWQIGEIRERAEGQAQTVVV
- the hda gene encoding DnaA regulatory inactivator Hda, translated to MSPRQKQLSLELGSPPPSTFENFFVAANRESVQRLRELPGLVAREQATDRLIYLWGEIGSGRTHLLHAVCDAALHTGLNCRYLSPHHALSDFMFDPSCQIYTVDDVELLDEARQIAVFSLYNEVRAHVRCALVVAGGLAPRAMPVREDLRTRLGWGLVYQVESLSDEDKMAALLQAARERGLQLSPEIPHWLVTRHYRDMPSLMALLDALDTYSLERKRAVTLPLLREMFAEFRE
- a CDS encoding histidinol-phosphatase, with the translated sequence MNLALFDLDHTLIPTDSDHEWGRFLVRMGVVDEESYRRKNDEFYSQYKAGTLDIGAFLRFALAPLAANPRDRLDQWRVRFMHEVIEPVITPQARALVYKHLEAGDLCAVVTATNSFVTAPIAQAFGIKHLIATEPETIDGKPESAFTGEVFGVPSFREGKITRVESWLKGLGARWDDFGSTTFYSDSANDLPLLEKVSEPVAANPDDRLRTHAASAGWRIMDLF